A stretch of the Thermus thermophilus genome encodes the following:
- the cas2 gene encoding CRISPR-associated endonuclease Cas2, protein MYVVMVYDVAVERVAKVLQVGRRYLTWVQNSVLEGELSPAQFARLKAEVRKVIEPTDAVRFYVLPGPGALRIEVLGTSKNEPGQIV, encoded by the coding sequence ATGTACGTGGTCATGGTCTACGACGTGGCGGTGGAGCGGGTGGCGAAGGTGCTCCAGGTGGGGCGGCGCTACCTCACCTGGGTACAGAACTCGGTGCTGGAGGGGGAGCTTTCTCCGGCCCAGTTTGCTCGGCTCAAGGCGGAGGTGAGGAAGGTGATTGAGCCCACGGACGCGGTGCGCTTTTACGTCCTGCCGGGCCCGGGGGCCCTGAGGATAGAGGTTTTGGGCACCTCCAAGAACGAGCCGGGCCAGATCGTTTGA